From the Streptomyces sp. SN-593 genome, the window GATGGCGAACAAGGCCATCTACAACAAGATCCGCGGCGCCGCCCAGAGCAAGGGCGGCCTGGCCGGGGACCTGTGGGCGCGCCTGGCCGGCGGGATGCCGCCGGAGCTGATCAGCTACTCGGCCTACGAGGCGACGGCCATGGACGGCGCCATCGCTTCCTCGGGCGGGGCGGCCAACTACGTCGCGGTGCTGGGCGACTTCCAGCGCGGTTTCCTCATCGTGGACCGGATCGGCATGAGCATCGAGCTGGTGCCGCACCTGTTCGGCGCGAACGGCCGCCCGACCGGGCAGCGCGGGATCTTCGCGTACTGGTCGAACAACTGCAAGATCCTCGTCCCGAACGCCTTCCGTGTCCTGAACGTGGTCAGCCCCGCCTGATCCCCCTTGGCGCCCCGGTCAGCCGGGGCGCCCGCTTGAGGAAGGAGACGCCGTGGCAGGCGATATCTACGTCGCGCGGAAGACCGCCGCGCTGGTCTTCGCCGGCAAGACCGTGTTCATCGAGGAGGGTTCGACCATGGCCCGTGAGGGCCACCCGATCCTGGAAGCCGCCGGCGAGATGTTCGAGCCGGTCTTCGTCCACTTCGAGGTCGACCCCGACGCGCTCCCGGTGAAGGAAAGCCAGAACGCGACCGCGGCGCCGGCCGCGAAGGACGTCCGCGCGTGGGCGAAGGACAACGGGGTCGACGTACCGGCCCGCGGCGCGATCCCCGAGGACGTGATGGCCCAGTACGCGGCGGCCCACGCGGGGGCGTGACGTGTCCATCGTGACCCTGGACGACGCGAAGAAGCAGATCAACATCCCTGCGGACGCGACCGAGTTCGACGACGAGGTGCAGGCGTACTGCGACGGCATCACCGCGGTCATCGAGGACTACAAGCGCGAGGTCATCGAGCCGCGCACCATCCGCGAGGACATCGAGCACGCCGGCCGCAGCGGACGCTGCTTCCGCTTGTGGTCGGTGCCGGTCATCTCCCTGACATCGCTCACCTCGGTGACCGGCTCGACCGTGTGGGACGTGAGCCCCACCGTGCTACGGGTCAACAGCAACACCGGCCTGGTGCGGGTGCTGTCCGGGCCGGCGGTGCGCGGCCTGGCCGAGGCCGTGTACCAGGCCGGCTACCAGACGATCCCGGACAACTACCGGAGAGGAGCACTGGTGGCCCTTCAACACAACTGGGAGACCCGCCGCGGCGCCGCGGGCGGCGGCGTCCGCAACGGCGTGGTGGGCCCTGAGGAGGTGTACGACCCGCGCTGGTCGTACAGCATCCCGCGTAAGGCCCTGGAGTGGCTGGGCGCCCCGAGGCCGGTGGTGGGCTGATGGCCTGGATGAGTACGGTCCCCGCGGCCCTGGCCGCTCTCGTGGACACGTTCAACACCGCGCCGGGGCTGGCCGACGTGACCGTCTTCGACGGGCCGGTGGCGACCAACGCGGCTCCGATGGCGGCGCTGACGGTCGGCTACGGGCTGGATGACGACCCGACCGGTGTCAGTGGCTCCACTGATCGGCCGGGCTTGTCCGCGTCGCCTTCCGAGGAGGCGTACACCGTCACGTGCGTGGCGTCGGTCCTGGACGGCGGCGGCAGCGTCCCTGCCGCCCGGGGGCGGGTGTTCGCCATCTACGCCGAGGTGGGCGCCGCGCTGGCCGCTGACCCGCGGCTGGGCGGTGCGGTGATGCAGGCCCAGCCCGGGTCCGTGTCGCTGACGCAGGAGCAGGGCAACGCCGGCGCCCTGGTGTCGCTGTCCTTCGGTATCGACGTGGTCGCGTTCACCCGCCGGTAGACCGGCCCTTCACTGCGGAGACCACCCCGAAGATCCCCAGAACGGTGAGGACGGCACTCATGACGTTCCACCAGCCGGGTTCGTCGTAGATGCTGCCCCAGACCCCAAGGCCGATCAGCCGCGGGACGGCCACCAGCAGGATCAGAAGCAGAACCGACCCGCCGACCGACCCCTGCTCCGTGGTGTCGGGCTCCGCGGCGGCCCCAGCGCTGTCCGGCCGAGACGTCTCGGCCGCCGGCTGACCAGTCCGTCCGGCGAGCACCTGCTC encodes:
- a CDS encoding Lsr2 family DNA-binding protein; this encodes MAGDIYVARKTAALVFAGKTVFIEEGSTMAREGHPILEAAGEMFEPVFVHFEVDPDALPVKESQNATAAPAAKDVRAWAKDNGVDVPARGAIPEDVMAQYAAAHAGA